Sequence from the Populus nigra chromosome 17, ddPopNigr1.1, whole genome shotgun sequence genome:
AGCTTATGTCGTTTGAAGCTTTGACGAGTTGTGGATGCTAATTgttctcctcatattttttctGTTTCACTTGTGTGCAGAAATCACTGCTTTTAGTGACCGTCATGAGGAATTTGAGAAGATAAACACAGAAGTGTTGGGTGTTTCAATCGACAGTGTGGTATATATCTTCTTTTgtcaaaatcaagaaagaaaattctAGGAATCCTGTGACTTCGGCCTGAAATCTTAGTGGATCTTATGTTTTCACTTCAagttttcaacttttatttgaTGAGTTGGAGCACATCCTCCCGCACACAACACACACGTTTAGGATTAATATAATATGTCTCTAGATAgtctaattgaattttttttttcagtgggGTGGGGGGGAAGGATTCTTGTAGCCAACCTAAAGTAGCTGGATTATAGCTTGGGTTGACTTGACTTTGACTTGAATTTGTGTGTATTATGCATATCGGTTTCCTTTATATGAATAATGTGAGCCATGCTTGCTAGCACAATTGATAAAATTGCGTGGCCTTTgcatgtattttgaaaacatatgGTTCAAATCACAGCATTCTGAGTTGGTAAGTTGAAGTGAATATTGTAATGGACAAAAAGTAACTTGGCTGTAGAAGAAACTAGGAACTGAAAACTGTAAAGAATCTCAATTTGGGTTTTCGTTATAAATCAATTGACTTTAGCTATAGAAGCTATCGTCTGCATATAATGCAATTGCAACCTTGTTGGTTGCATGTTTGGTCATTGCCAATTTTCATTAGCTTTTGTCTGTACTGATAAAATACATAAACATTTGCTTTCCAAACTGGAATCATCCACTATCTGTTTGTTGTATCAGAGCTGATTTTGGTATTGgactaaaaatcataaattgattattgatgttgAGCATGTCATGATATTCTCTGTGTAGTTCTCGCACCTTGCCTGGGTCCAAACAGATAGAAAGTCTGGTGGGCTTGGAGATTTGAAGTATCCTTTGATTTCTGATGTCACCAAATCCATTTCAAAATCTTATGGAGTGCTAATTCCTGATCAGGTACGAgatgtttttattaatgttgttCTAAAGAAACACAATGAACTCATTAAAaaccttcatttttttaatatcaaattgttATTGCGTAACCTTGTACATGTACAAAAGCACATCCATGCATTTTTTTGTCTGTTGTTTGTTACTGGCACGACTCAGTATCAAGCTAAACCATAATGACTTAGGTCTAGCTCACATCTAGTTCTCTATTGAATGGAAATCAGAGTGCCTTGTTATTCTCTTAGTGATCCTATCTATCCTGTGGTTAATGCCACTCCCATTATCAGACAATGCTGAGAAAAGGGCTCTCTCGTATTAATCACCACTGCCCCTTAACCTCTGCACAGTGCTTGGAAGAGGAGCCTCTGCCTCTGCCTCTGcctctgcattttctttttttgatactTGGTTTTAATTTCAGGGAGTTGCTCTGAGAGGACTTTTCATCATTGATAAAGAAGGAGTCATCCAACATTCCACCATTAACAACCTTGCCATTGGGCGTAGTGTTGATGAGACGAAGAGGACACTCCAGGTGATTTCACAAATACAGGGAAAAGATATTCTAAAACTGGAAGATTTTGTAAATTAAGGATTGGCATGATTGTACACCTGAAGTGCCTTTCGGCATATGTTTTCCATTCATTCTTATTGATTGCTTTTGCATTTATTACAGGCCTTGCAGTATGTGCAAGAAAATCCAGATGAAGTTTGCCCAGCTGGGTGGAAGCCTGGTGAGAAGTCCATGAAGCCTGATCCAAAGCTGAGCAAGGATTACTTTGCTGCCATATAGAGCGGCCAGCATTGCATTGCATTGCATTGCGAATCTCATTTCACTGTGAATTAGGGAGGTGTGAACAAGTTTTATTTATCATGTAATGTCTCTTTAGACATGCGATTTTTGAGCAGCAATTTCTGGAATAAGTGCTCTAGACAGgaagctctctttttttttttcttgtaatggaATGATGTTGCAAAAACAATGTCTTCATGTCATTCTCCAAGTctagcgtgtgtgtgtgtgtgggtatTACATGCAGCTTCTCCCTTAAATCCACACAATTACAACAGAACGATATATGGGTTTTGTAATGTTGATAACTGGGATATGGAGTTTCAATGGGCcataaataatttactttctttCTACCATGTTAAGGTCAGCCTGGTGTGCCAAGGTCGCATGCACAACAATGGAGCTCATACTTCAGCTGAGTTGGTTGATCAAATTGTCTAAATGGTAGGGTTACAGATTGTAATCCCATTCTTCAAGAAGTTGCAACCAATCCTTGGTATTCTGTTACATGTAGCTGATGGTGTTTGTCTGAGAAGTTCTCGTTTCCTGTCtttcatgaaaattaataataatgtgATGATTTTCCAATTCAAGCATTGCTCAGAGCTTTGCAGGATAACTGTTCCTGCGGAGGAGAGAGTTTCTGAACTTCTGATCCAAAGTCCAGTGATTTTCAATTTTCAGTGGAATGGGATTTTCTTGGGCTTAAGCCGACCTGTAGAACTCCAATAGtctattgttttccttttcagttGACTCAGATTTTGGTGGGCTTATCTAACTTGCTGAAGTACTTTGGAACAGTCTCATAAAATATTTGAGTTGAGAGTGTACTAGtagattaacattttaaaatatattaaaataatatttttttatttttaaaaattatttttaataataatatattaaaataatttgaaaacacaaaaaatattaatttaaaaagtataaaaaaattatttattttcaaaaatattttttaaatacaaaaaaaacccctGAGCAACATTggaataaaattacatttatattttacaCGGTgggttggattattttttttaaatatataaaattttttaagtcatagatttttttttctaatgtaattaaacttgattattttatatatagaatccatacaaaaatatatatgaaagtagaataacaaaaacacatcacaataaatatatatttattgtgatgTGTTTTTGTTATTCTACTTTCATATAGATTTTTGTATGgattctatatataaaatactatttttattaaagtttatatAGTCTTACTTAAGATATCATTTGTGTagaatactatttttattaaaatttatatcctCTTAGTTAAGATATCATGTGtcaattatatatgtatataactAATAAAAAGTTGGATGACATGTTTTTCCTTGTATTCTTATTTAGGGATGTTTGTTTGATAGATATAAAGTGGtgcatgaaaattattttctaaattttcatatgtttgtttgtcattagaaaaattggtcaatggaaaacactttctagtcaaagaaaaatttgacttgattttcatgaaagtattttccttttattttgagcagaaaatactttttagaagttgtgaaaaatttagaaatgccATATGACATGTTTTCCCTTGTATTCTTATTTAGGGATGTTTGTTTGATAGATGTAAAGTGGtgcatgaaaattattttctaaactttcatatgtttgtttgtcattagaaaagttggtcaatggaaaacactttccagtcaaagaaaaatttaacttgattttcaggaaagtattttccttttattttgagtagaaaatacttttcagaagttgtgaaaaatttagaaatgccatattatttgctgattatatcaaatttgatcctcaaacttttgattgctatatatattattttgaatatttctttttcaatttcatcccttaaaatttaatttttatattaactttggttcttatttttataattgttattttcttttcccttattatttttataacatgttatttattcctattttgttttttaaaactaaagcAAATAATGTATCGTCTGCCTGTTTAGAATCTAGCTACTACCATGgtgtttgaaaaatatcaagagaGGTATTTTGGGGTGAAAAAtccattttttcatttattttgattaaaaaacacctaataaataTCCTTATAACCTaaataactaatttatcaaGCCACCCCTACAAAGAATactcaaaaacacaaaatcaaataaaaaaagttctcTCTTGAcccctatttgtttttttaggtaagATGAATGTTTAAAACAACCAATATAAACTCCTTTATGTTAAATGAAATCCATTGACACTAAAAACAACGAGTTTCATCATTAATAGTGTTTGACattgtattttgaaaatgtttttgaaaaaattaaatttttttttctttgcttcaaattaatatttttttgatgttttcagatcattttgatgtgctgatatcaaaaattatttttaaaaataaaaaatattattttgacatgttttagaatgaaaaacattttgaaaaacaactgttaCAACACGCGCTTAAAAAGTGATTTAATAGATGATGTTCTCTCTCCCTATTCTTTTGAAACAACTCCTTTTCTCCTTTCTCAAAaccagaaattgaaaaattagatcaaaattaaaattatcaagaatGTGGGATTAAgcatatttctctctctctctctttttttttacttttctatcctccatcttttaattTCCTATTTCCCATAATTTAAAGCATAATCCTATCAAATTAGACTATAAAAGAATtcaatcacaagaaaaaaaaagtttaaaaagaaaggaagaactAAACTACTTCCCtgtttatataataaaacaaccAGAGAAGATACTAGATCtgttaagttatatatatatatatagagagagagagatgctaACATGGTCGGAGTTCATTGTCCAAATTTCATAATAGCGCAAAGGAATTTGCATGGAAAGACACCCGAAGACAATGACATTTTTATAAGCTAGTTGTTCTgtgttatggtttttttttctctccatatTACGGTTGCAATATCATCAATAATTGTTGATACCCAGGCAGCGATCAGTCAATTGTTGCTTCCTTCAGTGTGTCTGTCTGTCTTGTGTAATTAACAAATGTCAAGTGCCTTCAATTAGGTCACCATATGTATAATGGTTGACTGCTACTAATCTCAAAGTAAGATTACATTTGACGCTAGCAATCAAATGCAATTTGCTCATTAAAAAGAGATCGTGTGCCTCACATGCAGACACAAGCTTCCATCACGGGTTCCTTATAATATGCTTCTTTAGTTTCCTACTAGTTTGGGCATTCACTTTGAGCCgggtataatatatatatattttttaaaaataattatacaagaatttaatatataataagcattttttatatatattgagatgATTGTCGTGACGTGCACAATATTGAATGTCAGATCTGCCTCCttgaattaaaaagattttgagtttaatcataaaattatgattagagGGGATCATGAGTTGTCATctagtattataattattagaaaatctAATAACCTACGAGAGTATGGGTAAGAAAACTAATTGTGCAAAGAAAAGACACATCACCCCAGTGTATCCTATTTATGATAAGCTGCattattaattgattattttccttttcttctaaatcctatttttatttgttggtcttttctaaggttcaaggaaGATTTTCTTTCGTGAGGAGGCCTCTATCTTATTAGGTTAAATCTTAACCGTTCTAAGGCCTCTAATTTtaacatcacatttattttctattttgtatctttaatacttaaGGGTATACTTTACATTGTAATTTTATACCTCCATGTATTAAAATCTACAACTAAATCCTTCACTTCgaatattaatcaaataaattaattgtagtgcaatttttggtattttggtcAAAACCTAATGGATAACCGTAAACTGGTTACaatatccatttttattttcaatacaagataaaaatgtgattttatctttttagaaaatatgcatgaatttttttttaggatttgctCGTATacacgaaaacaaaaatattttttttggatttgttttttttgaaatttagaagaaaaattgaGTATTTCTAATATCAGATCCATGTCTTATAGTGTAAATCTACtacctaatattaaataaaattcttgaataaaaaacatatttttgtatttctgaaataaaagaatttttttttggatttttgaaattttctcgaaatttgttttaagaaaagtcaagtatttttaatatcagataTGTTTCATATAGTGTAAGTTTACAGTACGATATAAAGCAAAAAATGTTGGAAAAACACATGAAGGAcctataaataatttcaaagtgatccttgaatttttttcagaattttttgaatttttttaagggcATGTTTGGCTAGACACACAaataaagacaaattaaaactaaaggGAAAAGGTTTAGGGCGTGTTTGCCAAACATGCTCTTCACCTAAAATCTGAGGtactaaaaacattttaagacTATGTTTGACAAATATACCTTAAGGACCTAAACAAGACTCTATTTCTTAAGCAAAAATGGGGCATGCCAAACATATCTTTAAGTCTGGATTGGTCTTGGCCCATCCATATAGGCCTAGGGCCCAAGCCCACATGTATGGGATGGGTATAGGGCTAACCCAACCTGATTTGTTGGCTAACATATGGCCTAACaagccttttatatatataaccagaCTACTAAGTCCAGCCCATGCGACTAGGTCACTAGCCTAACCTAGTGATCATGTTGCTTGCCATTGCAAAACATGAATTATTTCATGTTCTACATGTTTGCTTCAACAACaactaaaagagagagaggggaaaaaTTACTTGGGCTATGGATAAGGCGTTGCTTTTAGACGTGGTAGAGCCACTAAAGTCCATATTGGTATTACTTGGGTTGTTGGAGAAGAAGTTGTTAGTGGAAGAGAAAAAGTTGTGGATGTTGCAGCGAGGGGAACTACTATTGTTGGCTGGCTTAAGGACGTATTGACCATTGGTTGGTGGTGGAGGTTGCAACATTGTTATTGGTGTTAGATGTGGTGGAGCAAGTGTTGTCCACGATGGTGTTGCCTGGGTTAATGACGGTGTTGTcggtggaaaagaaaaaaagaaatggtggAAGTTTTAGGAGGGAGGGGTATTGTTTGCTTGATTAAAAAAGGATGAAAGAGATAGTGAaatgtatttttcaaagtgatGGAGGTAATGTTTACTAAAAATGCAAGGGAATGtttatttcttctctctttttgttttttttaaagaaagctaGTGCGAGGGGATTTTGCCTTAatttttctcactttttttGCATGAAATTCACCCCaatttataagaaatgaaagaagaacATGAGGTGTGTTTTAGGCATGGTTTGTGGCCAATGATTTACTTAAGAATGATCTCAATCATTAACCATAATCAACAACTTGGTACTGCACAATCAGACTATCAAAGCTGGTTAGGTCAATGGTTTTAGCCGTTTATTGTAGCGGctgctaaatatatatattttaaaataattatggattgtaaaaaaattgttaatattatataaaaattgctATACTCTTATTTGGAcacaatgtaaaaataaaatgatatttaataaaataatatataaaatacattatgacttcatttaagaatttaataaattaatatatttataataattttaattaatttattttaaaagaaaattaaatttaaattaagaaaaaaaaagcaccctatatatatatatatttgttaatattaatgtaAATGTTAATATATAGGGTAGTTAGCCCCACACGTCCACCCTAGTCTCAAATGACACAAAAGT
This genomic interval carries:
- the LOC133677461 gene encoding 2-Cys peroxiredoxin BAS1, chloroplastic, producing the protein MACSATSTTLISSIAAAAAATTKSMAFPISKNITLPNSFFGTRKSFQSRVPRSISLTRGSHSRNTFVVKASSELPLVGNIAPDFEAEAVFDQEFINVKLSDYIGKKYVILFFYPLDFTFVCPTEITAFSDRHEEFEKINTEVLGVSIDSVFSHLAWVQTDRKSGGLGDLKYPLISDVTKSISKSYGVLIPDQGVALRGLFIIDKEGVIQHSTINNLAIGRSVDETKRTLQALQYVQENPDEVCPAGWKPGEKSMKPDPKLSKDYFAAI